A genome region from Glycine max cultivar Williams 82 chromosome 5, Glycine_max_v4.0, whole genome shotgun sequence includes the following:
- the LOC100802431 gene encoding alcohol dehydrogenase isoform X1, with product MTSAMVRRNIATHYSKFASSWSLLSRHSSILNPLSVSFSSFHSQGVGGDALPSYMRGAVYWEPNKPLTIEEFNMPRPKAGEVLIKTKACGVCHSDLHVMKGEIPFSSPCVVGHEITGEVVEHGALTDSKTIERLPVGSRVVGAFIMPCGNCSYCSKGHDDLCEAFFAYNRAKGTLYDGETRLFFRNSGKPAFMYSMGGLAEYCVVPANGVSVLPDSLPYTESAILGCAVFTAYGAMAHAAQVRPGDSVAVIGTGGVGSSCLQIARAFGASDIIAVDVRDEKLQKAKTFGATHTVNSAKEDPIEKILEITGGKGVDVAVEALGKPQTFAQCTQSVKDGGKAVMIGLAQAGSLGEVDINRLVRRKIQVIGSYGGRARQDLPKLIRLAETGIFNLGHAVSRTYTFDEAGKAFQDLNEGKIVGRAVIEII from the exons ATGACATCTGCAATGGTTCGTAGGAACATCGCCACCCACTACTCCAAGTTTGCTTCTTCTTGGTCTTTGTTGTCTCGCCATTCCTCAATCCTCAACCCTCTCTCTGtgtctttttcttcatttcataGCCAAGGTGTTGGTGGTGATGCATTGCCATCTTACATGCGTGGAGCTGTGTATTGGGAACCCAACAAGCCTCTCACCATCGAGGAATTTAACATGCCTCGCCCCAAGGCCGGTGAAGTTCTCATCAAAACCAAAG CCTGTGGAGTATGCCACTCTGATCTACATGTTATGAAAGGTGAAATTCCGTTTTCCAGTCCTTGTGTTGTGGGGCATGAGATTACCGGTGAGGTTGTTGAACATGGAGCACTCACTGACAGCAAAACCATAGAAAG GCTTCCAGTTGGATCTCGAGTTGTTGGGGCCTTCATCATGCCTTGTGGCAACTGCTCCTACTGTTCAAAG GGCCATGATGATCTATGTGAAGCTTTCTTTGCCTATAACCGGGCAAAAGGAACCCTCTATGATGGTGAAACTCGACTTTTTTTTCGAAACAGTG GAAAACCAGCATTCATGTATAGTATGGGAGGGCTTGCTGAATACTGCGTTGTGCCAGCAAATGGAGTGTCTGTATTACCAGACTCATTGCCATATACAGAGTCTGCAATTCTAGGATGTGCTGTTTTTACTGCTTACGGCGCTATGGCTCATGCAGCTCAAGTGCGTCCTGGTGATTCTGTTGCTGTTATTGGAACTGGAGGTGTTGGTTCTAg TTGTTTACAGATAGCTAGAGCCTTTGGTGCCTCAGATATAATTGCTGTGGATGTACGGGATGAAAAGCTACAGAAAGCAAAGACATTTGGTGCTACTCACACTGTAAATTCAGCAAAGGAAGATCCCATTGAAAAGATACTT GAAATTACTGGTGGAAAGGGTGTTGATGTTGCTGTGGAAGCCTTGGGGAAACCACAGACATTTGCTCAGTGCACACAAAGTGTGAAGGATGGGGGGAAAGCTGTGATGATTGGACTGGCACAAGCTGGTTCTTTAGGAGAGGTGGATATAAATCGGCTTGTTCGCCGAAAG ATACAAGTTATTGGCTCATATGGAGGCAGAGCGAGGCAAGATCTTCCTAAGTTAATTAGACTGGCAGAAACAGGAATCTTCAATCTTGGCCATGCTGTTTCTAGAACATACACCTTTGACGAGGCAGGAAAAGCATTCCAAGATCTCAATGAAGGAAAAATTGTCGGTCGAGCTGTGATCGAGATAATATAG
- the LOC100802431 gene encoding alcohol dehydrogenase isoform X2, giving the protein MRGAVYWEPNKPLTIEEFNMPRPKAGEVLIKTKACGVCHSDLHVMKGEIPFSSPCVVGHEITGEVVEHGALTDSKTIERLPVGSRVVGAFIMPCGNCSYCSKGHDDLCEAFFAYNRAKGTLYDGETRLFFRNSGKPAFMYSMGGLAEYCVVPANGVSVLPDSLPYTESAILGCAVFTAYGAMAHAAQVRPGDSVAVIGTGGVGSSCLQIARAFGASDIIAVDVRDEKLQKAKTFGATHTVNSAKEDPIEKILEITGGKGVDVAVEALGKPQTFAQCTQSVKDGGKAVMIGLAQAGSLGEVDINRLVRRKIQVIGSYGGRARQDLPKLIRLAETGIFNLGHAVSRTYTFDEAGKAFQDLNEGKIVGRAVIEII; this is encoded by the exons ATGCGTGGAGCTGTGTATTGGGAACCCAACAAGCCTCTCACCATCGAGGAATTTAACATGCCTCGCCCCAAGGCCGGTGAAGTTCTCATCAAAACCAAAG CCTGTGGAGTATGCCACTCTGATCTACATGTTATGAAAGGTGAAATTCCGTTTTCCAGTCCTTGTGTTGTGGGGCATGAGATTACCGGTGAGGTTGTTGAACATGGAGCACTCACTGACAGCAAAACCATAGAAAG GCTTCCAGTTGGATCTCGAGTTGTTGGGGCCTTCATCATGCCTTGTGGCAACTGCTCCTACTGTTCAAAG GGCCATGATGATCTATGTGAAGCTTTCTTTGCCTATAACCGGGCAAAAGGAACCCTCTATGATGGTGAAACTCGACTTTTTTTTCGAAACAGTG GAAAACCAGCATTCATGTATAGTATGGGAGGGCTTGCTGAATACTGCGTTGTGCCAGCAAATGGAGTGTCTGTATTACCAGACTCATTGCCATATACAGAGTCTGCAATTCTAGGATGTGCTGTTTTTACTGCTTACGGCGCTATGGCTCATGCAGCTCAAGTGCGTCCTGGTGATTCTGTTGCTGTTATTGGAACTGGAGGTGTTGGTTCTAg TTGTTTACAGATAGCTAGAGCCTTTGGTGCCTCAGATATAATTGCTGTGGATGTACGGGATGAAAAGCTACAGAAAGCAAAGACATTTGGTGCTACTCACACTGTAAATTCAGCAAAGGAAGATCCCATTGAAAAGATACTT GAAATTACTGGTGGAAAGGGTGTTGATGTTGCTGTGGAAGCCTTGGGGAAACCACAGACATTTGCTCAGTGCACACAAAGTGTGAAGGATGGGGGGAAAGCTGTGATGATTGGACTGGCACAAGCTGGTTCTTTAGGAGAGGTGGATATAAATCGGCTTGTTCGCCGAAAG ATACAAGTTATTGGCTCATATGGAGGCAGAGCGAGGCAAGATCTTCCTAAGTTAATTAGACTGGCAGAAACAGGAATCTTCAATCTTGGCCATGCTGTTTCTAGAACATACACCTTTGACGAGGCAGGAAAAGCATTCCAAGATCTCAATGAAGGAAAAATTGTCGGTCGAGCTGTGATCGAGATAATATAG
- the LOC100802949 gene encoding TOM1-like protein 5 isoform X1: protein MLKLSEKKMAALVNAATSEKLAETDWMKNIEICELVAHDQRQARDVVKAIKKRLGNKNPNIQLYAVALLEMLMNNIGDRVHQQVIDTGIIPILVKIVKKKSDLPVRERIFLLLDATQTSLGGASGKFPQYYNAYYDLVSAGVQFPQRDQVTQSNRPRSQLNGINNVPNREQVPPRHQQAESQTVPESSIIQKASNALEVLKEVLDAIDAQHPQAARDEFTLDLVEQSSFQKQRVMHLVMASRDERIVSRAIELNEQLQKVLARHDSLLSGRPTTIANHLECEEAEDEEEEPEQLFRRLRKGKACARPEDEEREPEFPHLCFLEERLNRPLIRPLSLEPSREANTYSAPAVIPPHMAIPPPPSKHIERERYFQENKKDGATLAGHLRGLSLHSHNGSSSHSGSFDFSD from the exons ATGCTGAAGCTCTCTGAG AAAAAGATGGCAGCTCTGGTCAATGCTGCAACAAGTGAGAAACTGGCTGAAACTGACTGgatgaaaaatattgaaatctgTGAATTAGTTGCTCATGATCAAAG GCAAGCTAGAGATGTTGTTAAAGCTATAAAAAAGAGGCTGGGTAACAAGAACCCAAACATTCAACTTTATGCTGTCGCG TTGCTGGAAATGTTGATGAACAATATTGGAGATCGTGTTCACCAGCAGGTGATTGATACAGGAATTATTCCTATTCTTGTGAAAATTGTGAAGAAAAAA TCAGATTTGCCTGTAAGGGAGCGGATATTTCTCCTATTAGATGCCACACAAACATCCCTTGGTGGTGCTTCTGGAAAGTTTCCACAGTATTATAATGCATATTATGATTTGGTG aGTGCTGGGGTGCAGTTTCCTCAAAGGGATCAAGTGACCCAATCAAATCGTCCCCGTTCACAACTTAATGGGATTAACAATGTACCGAACAGGGAGCAGGTCCCGCCTAGACATCAGCAAGCAGAGTCCCAAACTGTTCCTGAATCTAG CATTATTCAAAAGGCTAGTAATGCATTAGAAGTTTTAAAAGAAGTCCTTGATGCTATCGATGCCCAACATCCTCAG gcTGCAAGAGATGAATTCACCCTTGACCTTGTTGAACAATCTTCATTTCAGAAGCAAAGGGTAATGCATCTTGTGATGGCTTCTCG agatgAGAGGATAGTTTCTCGAGCAATTGAATTAAATGAGCAACTTCAGAAAGTTCTTGCAAGACATGATAGCCTTCTTTCGGGCAGGCCCACAACAATAGCTAATCATTTGGAGTGTGAAGAAGCTGAGGATGAGGAGGAAGAACCAGAACAGTTATTCCGGAG ATTACGCAAAGGAAAGGCTTGTGCAAGGCCTGAAGATGAAGAAAGAGAACCTGAGTTTCCTCACTTGTGTTTTCTGGAAGAGAGACTCAACCGGCCGTTAATAAGACCACTATCTTTGGAGCCATCTCGAGAAGCTAATACTTATTCTGCACCTGCTGTGATTCCTCCTCACATGGCAATTCCACCACCGCCTTCAAAGCACATTGAGAGGGagagatattttcaggaaaataaaaaggacgGTGCTACTTTGGCTGGCCACTTGAGAGGCCTCTCCTTACATAGTCACAATGGCAGCAGCTCTCACAGTGGAAGCTTTGATTTTAGTGATTGA
- the LOC100802949 gene encoding TOM1-like protein 5 isoform X2: protein MAALVNAATSEKLAETDWMKNIEICELVAHDQRQARDVVKAIKKRLGNKNPNIQLYAVALLEMLMNNIGDRVHQQVIDTGIIPILVKIVKKKSDLPVRERIFLLLDATQTSLGGASGKFPQYYNAYYDLVSAGVQFPQRDQVTQSNRPRSQLNGINNVPNREQVPPRHQQAESQTVPESSIIQKASNALEVLKEVLDAIDAQHPQAARDEFTLDLVEQSSFQKQRVMHLVMASRDERIVSRAIELNEQLQKVLARHDSLLSGRPTTIANHLECEEAEDEEEEPEQLFRRLRKGKACARPEDEEREPEFPHLCFLEERLNRPLIRPLSLEPSREANTYSAPAVIPPHMAIPPPPSKHIERERYFQENKKDGATLAGHLRGLSLHSHNGSSSHSGSFDFSD from the exons ATGGCAGCTCTGGTCAATGCTGCAACAAGTGAGAAACTGGCTGAAACTGACTGgatgaaaaatattgaaatctgTGAATTAGTTGCTCATGATCAAAG GCAAGCTAGAGATGTTGTTAAAGCTATAAAAAAGAGGCTGGGTAACAAGAACCCAAACATTCAACTTTATGCTGTCGCG TTGCTGGAAATGTTGATGAACAATATTGGAGATCGTGTTCACCAGCAGGTGATTGATACAGGAATTATTCCTATTCTTGTGAAAATTGTGAAGAAAAAA TCAGATTTGCCTGTAAGGGAGCGGATATTTCTCCTATTAGATGCCACACAAACATCCCTTGGTGGTGCTTCTGGAAAGTTTCCACAGTATTATAATGCATATTATGATTTGGTG aGTGCTGGGGTGCAGTTTCCTCAAAGGGATCAAGTGACCCAATCAAATCGTCCCCGTTCACAACTTAATGGGATTAACAATGTACCGAACAGGGAGCAGGTCCCGCCTAGACATCAGCAAGCAGAGTCCCAAACTGTTCCTGAATCTAG CATTATTCAAAAGGCTAGTAATGCATTAGAAGTTTTAAAAGAAGTCCTTGATGCTATCGATGCCCAACATCCTCAG gcTGCAAGAGATGAATTCACCCTTGACCTTGTTGAACAATCTTCATTTCAGAAGCAAAGGGTAATGCATCTTGTGATGGCTTCTCG agatgAGAGGATAGTTTCTCGAGCAATTGAATTAAATGAGCAACTTCAGAAAGTTCTTGCAAGACATGATAGCCTTCTTTCGGGCAGGCCCACAACAATAGCTAATCATTTGGAGTGTGAAGAAGCTGAGGATGAGGAGGAAGAACCAGAACAGTTATTCCGGAG ATTACGCAAAGGAAAGGCTTGTGCAAGGCCTGAAGATGAAGAAAGAGAACCTGAGTTTCCTCACTTGTGTTTTCTGGAAGAGAGACTCAACCGGCCGTTAATAAGACCACTATCTTTGGAGCCATCTCGAGAAGCTAATACTTATTCTGCACCTGCTGTGATTCCTCCTCACATGGCAATTCCACCACCGCCTTCAAAGCACATTGAGAGGGagagatattttcaggaaaataaaaaggacgGTGCTACTTTGGCTGGCCACTTGAGAGGCCTCTCCTTACATAGTCACAATGGCAGCAGCTCTCACAGTGGAAGCTTTGATTTTAGTGATTGA